The following nucleotide sequence is from Labrys wisconsinensis.
GCAGCCGGCCTTCCCCCATGCAGGAACGAGGCTCACGGCGCGCATCGCGCTGTCCTGAGCCTGCAGGCGCGCCTCGCCGCCCGCCGGCGTCGCAGCGGTCGATTCAAGGCTGCCTGATCCAGCTGACCCGCCGCCTCGTGCCGGGCGTCCGATGCCCGGGCAGGCCTGACTTCGGCACAGGGCGAGGCGTCGCGCGGTCGTTCGCGCCCTGATCGAGGGCGCGCGCGGACCGTCGCAAATCCCGAGCTTGAACTCTCGAGAAGAAGATCCAGGGAGGACGATCCGAATGAGAATGGCCTGTGCCATCGCCGCCGCGGCGGTCGTGATGACATCTGCGCTGAGCGGTCCGGCTTTCGCCGCCGACACGACCCTTCATGTCATGTCCTGGGAGCCGATGCAGACGGCCGGGACGCCGTGGTGGGACAAGATCACCGCCGGCTTCGAGGCGAAGCATCCCGGCGTGAAGATCGAGACGAACTTCGTCCCGTTCAACCAGTATCTGACGACGCTCGCGGCCATGACCGCAGGCAATTCCCTGCCGGAGGTCTTCTATGGCCACGTGAAGGCGGCCGAGCTCGGGCGGGCCGGGCTGGCGGTCAACTACAGGGACGTCGTCGACGACGCCTTCCTGAAGCAGTTCTATCCCGGCCCGCTGCGGCAATTCACGTTCGATGGCAGCGCCGTCTATGCGCTTCCCTGGACCGCGCAGATCTTCGGGCTGTTCGCCAACGACCGGATCATGAAGGAGCTGAACCTCGCCGTTCCCGATACCTGGGACGAGCTGATCGCCATGGCGCCGAAGATCCGGGAGGCCGGCCTCACGCCGGTCGCCTTCGGCAACCTGGCGCGCAATGTCTGCCCTGACTTCCTGTTGCCGCTGATCGCCCAATATGGCGGCGACGTCTATGCGCTGGACGACCTGACGGCGCCGGGCCTGTCGTGGAAGTCGAAGCCGGTCGTCGACGCGCTGACGCTGCTGCAGCGGCTCGCCAAGGCCCGTGTCTTCCTGGACGGCGTCAACGGCATCGACGAGCGGCCGGCCTGGCAGATTGCCTATCAGGGCCGGGCCGCCATGCTCTATACCGGCTCCTGGGCTCCGGCCGTCTTCGAGGCTGAAGCCACGAAGGACTGGGTCGACAATTATTCGGTCCACAAGGTTCCGGCCGTCACGGCCGGTGGCGTGCATCTCACGGGCGACGGCAGCGGCGAGGGCTGGGTCGTCAACGCCAAGAGCCCGGCGAAGGACCTGGCCATCGCGTTCGTGAAGTACATGTTCTCGCCCGAGGTCTATGACGACCACATCACCGGACTCGGCGGCTTCCCGGCCATGCCGAGCGCCCGCGACAAGGTCACGAACCCGAAGGTCCGGGAGATGCTGACCTGGATGGATACCGACGGGGCCGACCACATCCTGTTCGGGGCCGGCAGCTGGGACGCCGTATCGAATGTCTGCCAGGGCATTCTCGACGGCTCGGTCGAGCCGGCCGCCGGCGCGGCGCAGATCCAGGCCGACGTCATGGCGACGCGATCCAAGGCCAACTAGGTCAGCCCGTCACCGGCGGCGAGCCGCCCTCGGCCGACGCAATCTGGAGATTGCAACGTGACGCAGACCCGCCATCCCGATCCCGGCCTGCCGGCCGCGCTCCGACGGAACTGGCCGGCGATCGTCTTCCTGTCGCCCGCCGCCATCGTGCTGCTGGTGTTCATGGCAATTCCGATGGCCAACTCCATCGTGTTGAGCTTCCAGTCCTGGAACGGGATGTCCGCCCCGGTCTGGGTCGGGCTCAGGAACTATCGCGCCCTGTTCGGCGACCGGCTCTTCCTGATCGCGCTCGGCAACACCGCCTATTTCACCATCGTCACCGTGATCCTGCAGACGACGCTGCCGCTGCTGGTGGCGTGCCTGCTCAACGCCGGCATCCGCGGCGGCGTCCTGTTCCGCACGCTGTATTTCATGCCGGTGATCATCTCGCTCGCGATCAGCGGGCTGCTCTGGGCCATGATCTACGAGCCGAATTTCGGCGTCCTCAACGAATTTCTCCGTTCGATCGGCCTCGGCGGCCTGACCCAGCTCTGGCTCGCCGATCGGCGCACGGTCATGCCGAGCATCATCGCCGTGTCGATCTGGCAATCGCTCGGCTTCTATCTCGTCATCTACTACGCCGCGATGCAGAACATTCCAGGCGAGCTCTACGACGCGGCCAAGATCGACAGCGCCAATGCGCTGCAGCGGCTCTGGCACGTGACGGTGCCGATGCTGCGGCCCGTCATCGTGCTGGTCGTCGTTCTCAACACCATCAACGGCATCAAGGTCTTCGACCAGATCTGGGTCATGACGGCCGGCGGACCGAACCACGCCAGCGATACGCTCGGAACCTATCTCTACAGCACCTCCTTCGGCGCCATGGGGAGCTCCAATCCCCAGCTCGGCTACGCGACCTCGATCGCCATCGTCATCCTCGTTCTCAGCTTCATCCTGAGCATCGTCCAGATCCGTCTGGGGCGGCGCCAGGAGATCGAATACTGACCGAAAAGGCAAAGACGTGAACGCGATTTCCCATTATCACGCCTCCGCCAGGACCTTCGACATTCCGCGCGTGCAGGTCCTGCTGATCTTCAGCCGGACACTGATCTATGTGACGCTGATCCTGATCATGATCGTCCAGGCCTTCCCGCTGGTCTGGATGATCCTGACGTCGATCAAGAACCAGCGCGAAGTCTTCAGCTCGTTTCTGCCGACGCAGATCGACCTGAGCAATTTCCAGCGCATCTGGAATGCCATCGACCTGCCGAGGCATCTCATCAATTCGCTCTACGTGACGAGCCTCACGGTCATCATCGTCGTGATCGTCGCCACGCTCGCCGGCTATGTCTTCGCGCGCTTCCATTTCCGCGGCAAGGACGCCCTGTTCTACCTGTTCATCGGCGCGATGATGATCCCAGGCCAGGCGATCCTCATTCCGATGTTCCAGTTCCTGAAGAGCATCGGCCTGCTCAACACGCTGACCGGCCTGTCGTTCTCCTATCTCGGCGGCGCCGTGGCCTTCTCCATCTTCCTGATGCGGTCCTTCTTCATGAGCCTGCCGAGGGAGCTCGGCGATGCCGGACGGATCGACGGCTGCGGCGAGTTCGGCGTGTTCTGGTACGTCTACCTGCCGCTTGCCAGGCCCGGCGTCGCAACCGTGGTCATCATCCAGTCCATGGGCATCTGGAACGAGTTCATGTTCTCGAACACGTTCATCTCGAGCCCCGGCTCGAAGACGATCCAGGCGGCCCTGTTCCAGGCCGTCGGCCGCTATGCCACCGACTACGCCGCGCTCAGCTCGGGCCTGATCCTGGCGCTGATTCCCATCGTCACGATCTACCTCGTCCTCCAGAAGCAATTCGTGGAAGGACTGACCGCCGGCGCCCTCAAGGGGTGACCGGGCCCGTCGTCCCGTCCGCCGGGGCAAGAAGCCCCCAGCAGGGGCCACACAGCGAAAGCACCGCATCAAGGGAGGGAACAGTGCAGTTCAAGACGTCACGAGGCGGCCTCACCCGCCGACTGCTTGTCGCGACCGCCGTGGCCGCGATCGCAGCGAGCTCCATGCTCCTGCGTGCGGGTGCCGCGCACGCGGACGACACGGTCACCTCGATCGAATACTGGTCGCCGCCGCAGAACGGCCTCAACGAATCCGGGACCAAGGCGCTGCTGCAGCCGATCGTGGACGGCTTCAGGAAGGAGACCGGCATCACGGTCAACGTCGAGATCATCGACTGGAGCAGCCTGCTCTCCAAGCTGGCCGCGGCGATCGCCAGCAATACCGGCCCGGATGCCGCGGGCGGCGGGAACACCTGGAACGGCCTCTACAGCGACACCGGCGGCGTCGTGAGCTGGACGCCGGAGATGATGGATGAGATCGGCGGCCTGTCGCAGTTCGTGCCGGCGTTCACGCAGGTCATGGGATATCCGGGCAAGGATCCGGTGTCGATCCCGACCGGGGGCGGCACCTGGCAGCTCGTCTACAACAAGAAGATCCTGGCCGACGCCGGCATCACCAGCATGCCGACCACGTGGGACGCGTTCATCGCCGATGCCAAGAAGGCGACGAACCCCGCAGCGGGGATCTGGGGCGTGGGGTCGGACGTCGCCAATGTGTCGAACATGACCACCTGGCTGTGGGTTCTGCTTCGCCAGTGGGGCGGCAACTTCTTCGACGACAAGACCGGCAAGGCAACCATCAACAGCGATGCCGCCGTGCAGTCGGTGCAGTTCTTCCTCGACTGGATCGGCAAGGACAAGATCATGTCGCGGCAGAACGCCCAGTACAACGCCTCGCAGGCCGAGCAGGACTTCAACAACGGCAAGCTCGCCTTCCTGTTCACGCAGGGCAAGGCAGCCCTGACGCTGCCGGAGGACCAGTACGGCGCCGCGCTGCTGCCGCTGCGGGAGACCAATCCGCCGAAGTCGCAGGCGGTGATGTCGCACATCGCCGGCGAGAACGTGATCATCCTGGCGTCCAGCACCAAGCAGCGCGCGGCGATCCAGTGGGTCAAGTACTTGCTGTCCACCGACGTCAACGTCGAGAAGAACTTCAAGAACGGGTCGATCCCGGTGACGAAGGAAGCTGCGAAGTCGGACAAGTTCACGAGCGCCGTCGACAAGATCGACATCGAGATCGTCGAGAAATACGCGCAGGCGCAGCAGATCAACTCCGACGACGGGC
It contains:
- a CDS encoding ABC transporter substrate-binding protein, with the translated sequence MRMACAIAAAAVVMTSALSGPAFAADTTLHVMSWEPMQTAGTPWWDKITAGFEAKHPGVKIETNFVPFNQYLTTLAAMTAGNSLPEVFYGHVKAAELGRAGLAVNYRDVVDDAFLKQFYPGPLRQFTFDGSAVYALPWTAQIFGLFANDRIMKELNLAVPDTWDELIAMAPKIREAGLTPVAFGNLARNVCPDFLLPLIAQYGGDVYALDDLTAPGLSWKSKPVVDALTLLQRLAKARVFLDGVNGIDERPAWQIAYQGRAAMLYTGSWAPAVFEAEATKDWVDNYSVHKVPAVTAGGVHLTGDGSGEGWVVNAKSPAKDLAIAFVKYMFSPEVYDDHITGLGGFPAMPSARDKVTNPKVREMLTWMDTDGADHILFGAGSWDAVSNVCQGILDGSVEPAAGAAQIQADVMATRSKAN
- a CDS encoding carbohydrate ABC transporter permease, with translation MTQTRHPDPGLPAALRRNWPAIVFLSPAAIVLLVFMAIPMANSIVLSFQSWNGMSAPVWVGLRNYRALFGDRLFLIALGNTAYFTIVTVILQTTLPLLVACLLNAGIRGGVLFRTLYFMPVIISLAISGLLWAMIYEPNFGVLNEFLRSIGLGGLTQLWLADRRTVMPSIIAVSIWQSLGFYLVIYYAAMQNIPGELYDAAKIDSANALQRLWHVTVPMLRPVIVLVVVLNTINGIKVFDQIWVMTAGGPNHASDTLGTYLYSTSFGAMGSSNPQLGYATSIAIVILVLSFILSIVQIRLGRRQEIEY
- a CDS encoding carbohydrate ABC transporter permease — translated: MNAISHYHASARTFDIPRVQVLLIFSRTLIYVTLILIMIVQAFPLVWMILTSIKNQREVFSSFLPTQIDLSNFQRIWNAIDLPRHLINSLYVTSLTVIIVVIVATLAGYVFARFHFRGKDALFYLFIGAMMIPGQAILIPMFQFLKSIGLLNTLTGLSFSYLGGAVAFSIFLMRSFFMSLPRELGDAGRIDGCGEFGVFWYVYLPLARPGVATVVIIQSMGIWNEFMFSNTFISSPGSKTIQAALFQAVGRYATDYAALSSGLILALIPIVTIYLVLQKQFVEGLTAGALKG
- a CDS encoding ABC transporter substrate-binding protein, yielding MLLRAGAAHADDTVTSIEYWSPPQNGLNESGTKALLQPIVDGFRKETGITVNVEIIDWSSLLSKLAAAIASNTGPDAAGGGNTWNGLYSDTGGVVSWTPEMMDEIGGLSQFVPAFTQVMGYPGKDPVSIPTGGGTWQLVYNKKILADAGITSMPTTWDAFIADAKKATNPAAGIWGVGSDVANVSNMTTWLWVLLRQWGGNFFDDKTGKATINSDAAVQSVQFFLDWIGKDKIMSRQNAQYNASQAEQDFNNGKLAFLFTQGKAALTLPEDQYGAALLPLRETNPPKSQAVMSHIAGENVIILASSTKQRAAIQWVKYLLSTDVNVEKNFKNGSIPVTKEAAKSDKFTSAVDKIDIEIVEKYAQAQQINSDDGPLSQAYARAVGQLAGRVANGETITAAEIKDALDEVQSAALNREASQN